In Candidatus Krumholzibacteriia bacterium, one genomic interval encodes:
- the solA gene encoding N-methyl-L-tryptophan oxidase yields the protein MTERMDCIVAGLGAAGSAALFHLAARGARVAGFDAHTPPHTHGSSHGETRMIREAYFEDPCYVPLVRRAYDLWHRLAAESGKTLIEETGGVFAGRANGELLPGMRKAGAEHGIAIREYSPAEQEHAFPWLTPDADMQTVTEARAGLLNPARCIRAHLDGAIARGAEVNTDQPVVSWKANGDGVEIETARGRFAVGRLVLATGAWMTEPLARAGVTAAVARQPLFWFCAADSTAARAMPVWAVEFETGRLLYGFPDRGSGLKVAIHDPGTPATPETIDRSVHQREIDTIRALTDRYLPGVFGELIVTATCMYTHTPDGHFVIDTHPQHPNVLLVSACSGHGFKFASAVGEAAAQWTLDGAPALDLSPFSLARFARG from the coding sequence ATGACCGAACGCATGGACTGCATCGTCGCGGGACTCGGCGCGGCCGGAAGCGCGGCGCTGTTCCATCTGGCCGCGCGCGGCGCACGTGTGGCGGGCTTCGACGCGCACACCCCGCCCCACACGCACGGCTCCTCGCACGGCGAGACGCGCATGATCCGCGAGGCGTACTTCGAGGACCCATGCTACGTCCCGCTGGTGCGCCGCGCGTACGATCTCTGGCACCGGCTTGCCGCCGAGTCCGGCAAGACGCTCATCGAGGAAACGGGTGGTGTCTTTGCGGGCCGCGCCAACGGCGAACTGCTCCCCGGCATGCGCAAGGCGGGTGCTGAACATGGCATCGCCATCCGCGAGTACTCGCCCGCGGAACAGGAGCACGCGTTTCCATGGCTGACGCCCGACGCGGACATGCAGACCGTCACCGAGGCCCGCGCGGGCCTGCTGAACCCGGCGCGCTGCATCCGGGCCCACCTCGACGGGGCGATCGCGCGCGGCGCGGAGGTGAACACGGACCAGCCCGTGGTGTCCTGGAAGGCCAATGGCGATGGCGTGGAGATCGAAACCGCGCGGGGGCGTTTCGCCGTGGGGCGGCTCGTGCTGGCCACCGGCGCGTGGATGACCGAACCACTCGCGCGGGCGGGCGTGACTGCAGCGGTGGCGCGGCAGCCGCTGTTCTGGTTCTGCGCCGCGGATTCCACCGCGGCCCGCGCGATGCCGGTTTGGGCGGTGGAGTTCGAAACCGGCCGCCTGCTCTACGGCTTCCCCGACCGCGGAAGCGGCCTCAAGGTGGCCATCCACGACCCGGGAACACCGGCCACGCCGGAAACCATTGACCGCAGCGTCCACCAGCGCGAGATCGACACCATTCGTGCGCTCACGGACCGCTATCTGCCGGGAGTCTTTGGCGAACTGATCGTAACCGCGACGTGCATGTACACCCACACGCCCGACGGGCACTTCGTGATCGACACCCACCCGCAGCACCCCAACGTGCTGCTGGTGAGCGCGTGCTCGGGGCACGGCTTCAAGTTCGCGAGTGCCGTGGGCGAGGCGGCCGCCCAGTGGACGCTCGACGGCGCACCCGCGCTTGATCTCTCGCCGTTTTCTCTCGCGCGATTCGCGCGCGGCTGA
- a CDS encoding amidohydrolase family protein, translating into MNVFDAHTHFFGREFYEYQATLVNGSDPEATLDRIRAGGIEVPEPDAAAHAARWIREMDRHRVDRAALFASIPEEMIVVGEVAAASNGRFVPFATVNPAVPVTLSALRGLLPRYRFRGVLFFPAMHDYSIQSPEVTAALELAKAHAMVAFVHCGRLKVGVRKLIGLDPEFPAEKSRPRDVAAVARAHPDVAFILPHFGAGFFDEALDLAAAYRNVYVDTAGSQSWAAECVPPLSLADIFRQTRDAIGAERILYGSDSGVFPRGYRADLLQAQIDAMLAAGFSAGEREGVLGGNLARLLGV; encoded by the coding sequence GTGAACGTCTTCGACGCCCATACCCACTTCTTCGGCCGCGAGTTCTACGAGTACCAGGCGACACTGGTGAACGGCTCAGATCCGGAAGCCACGCTGGACCGCATTCGCGCGGGCGGAATCGAAGTCCCCGAGCCCGACGCCGCCGCGCACGCGGCGCGCTGGATCCGCGAGATGGACCGTCACCGCGTCGATCGCGCGGCCCTGTTTGCCTCCATACCCGAAGAGATGATCGTGGTGGGCGAGGTGGCCGCGGCGTCGAACGGGCGATTCGTTCCCTTCGCCACCGTGAATCCTGCCGTGCCGGTGACGCTGTCCGCGCTGCGCGGCCTCCTGCCACGCTACCGCTTCCGCGGCGTGCTGTTCTTTCCCGCCATGCACGACTACTCCATCCAGTCGCCCGAGGTCACCGCCGCGCTTGAACTCGCCAAGGCGCACGCCATGGTGGCGTTCGTGCACTGTGGCCGGCTCAAGGTGGGCGTGCGAAAGCTGATCGGACTCGATCCGGAGTTCCCCGCCGAGAAGAGCCGTCCGCGCGACGTCGCGGCGGTGGCGCGCGCGCACCCCGACGTGGCCTTCATCCTGCCCCACTTCGGCGCCGGGTTTTTCGACGAGGCGCTGGATCTTGCCGCCGCCTACCGCAACGTGTACGTGGACACGGCGGGCTCGCAGAGCTGGGCCGCGGAGTGTGTGCCGCCGCTGTCCCTCGCCGACATATTCCGGCAGACCAGAGACGCCATCGGTGCCGAGCGGATCCTGTACGGGTCGGACTCGGGGGTGTTCCCGCGCGGCTACCGTGCCGATCTCCTGCAGGCGCAGATCGACGCCATGCTGGCGGCCGGATTCAGCGCCGGCGAACGCGAGGGCGTGCTGGGCGGAAACCTCGCACGGCTGCTGGGCGTGTGA
- the amrS gene encoding AmmeMemoRadiSam system radical SAM enzyme: MEHVVATRYWHLLEDGRVQCDLCPRFCKLRIGQRGMCFVRANEGDTVVLTTYGRSSGFCVDPIEKKPLNHFLPGTPVFSFGTAGCNLACSFCQNWDISKSREVETLAAEASPEAIARAAEETGCRSVAFTYNDPVIFMEYAVDVAIACHARGIKTVAVTAGEICPEPRREFFAHIDAANVDLKAFTEDFYYKLCKGSLSSVLDTLVYLKRETKVWVEITTLLIPGHNDSNEEIANESRWIRENLGVDVPLHFTAFHPDFRMMDVPPTPPETLVRARNIALKEGLRYVYVGNVHNEDGSSTYCHACGEKLIGRDWYQLTAWKLDAHGRCRKCATPLPGVFEAKAGKWGARRQPVDMTNFA; the protein is encoded by the coding sequence ATGGAACACGTCGTCGCCACCCGATACTGGCACCTCCTGGAAGACGGCCGCGTCCAGTGCGACCTGTGCCCGCGCTTCTGCAAGCTGCGCATTGGGCAAAGGGGAATGTGCTTTGTCCGCGCCAACGAAGGCGACACGGTGGTGCTCACCACCTACGGGCGCTCCAGCGGGTTCTGCGTGGACCCCATCGAGAAGAAGCCGCTCAACCACTTCCTCCCCGGCACCCCGGTGTTCTCCTTCGGGACCGCCGGCTGCAACCTCGCCTGCTCCTTCTGCCAGAACTGGGACATCTCCAAGTCGCGGGAGGTGGAGACGCTGGCCGCAGAGGCGTCGCCGGAGGCGATTGCGCGCGCGGCAGAGGAGACGGGCTGCCGTAGCGTGGCGTTCACGTACAACGACCCGGTGATATTCATGGAATACGCCGTCGACGTGGCCATCGCGTGCCACGCGCGCGGTATCAAGACGGTGGCGGTGACGGCGGGGGAGATCTGCCCGGAGCCGCGGCGCGAGTTCTTCGCACACATCGATGCCGCCAACGTGGACCTCAAGGCCTTCACCGAGGACTTCTACTACAAGTTGTGCAAAGGAAGTCTTTCCAGCGTGCTGGACACGCTGGTCTATCTGAAACGCGAGACGAAGGTGTGGGTGGAGATCACCACGCTTCTGATTCCAGGACACAATGACTCGAACGAAGAGATCGCCAATGAGAGCCGGTGGATCCGCGAAAACCTCGGCGTGGACGTGCCCCTGCACTTCACGGCGTTCCATCCGGATTTTCGCATGATGGACGTGCCACCCACACCGCCGGAAACGCTCGTGCGCGCGCGCAACATCGCGCTGAAGGAAGGACTGCGCTACGTGTACGTGGGCAACGTCCACAATGAGGACGGCAGCAGCACGTACTGTCACGCGTGCGGCGAGAAGCTGATCGGTCGCGACTGGTACCAGCTCACCGCATGGAAACTTGATGCACACGGTCGCTGCAGGAAATGCGCAACCCCGCTGCCAGGGGTGTTCGAGGCCAAGGCGGGCAAGTGGGGCGCGCGGCGGCAGCCGGTCGACATGACGAATTTTGCCTGA